TTCAGGACATTGCCAAACGGCGGAATATCTCCGTCAAATATTTGGAGCAACTGATCCGGGCGCTCAAGAAAGCCGGGTTCATCAACAGCAAGCGCGGCCCCAAAGGCGGGCATGTGCTGGCTGTTGGGACAGACCAGATCCGGGTTGGCGACGTGGTGCGGGCGCTGGAAAGCCGTCCGGAACTGACGGAATGCGTCGGTTGTCCCGAGGTGTGCCTGATCTCCTCGGACTGCATCACCCGACAAATCTGGGCCAGGGCCACGGAGAGCATCTTCCGCGAACTCGACGCCATCTTGCTGACCGATCTGCTTATCCAGGCCCGGCGTTCGGAAATGCTCGGCCTGCCCTGCTGCTGATCGCGGGCCGCTGCTTTTCTTGACTGACTGCGTCCCTCGGGCTGCGGCGTGCGTTCGTGTCTTGCCGGGCCGGCGCCCGGTTCCAGGCGCCGGCAGACGCATCGCCCAAGCGCCGTCTGTCCCGGTCCGCGCAATCGGTTTGCCAGCCTAGCCCCCACCCCCCCCTCGAAAACTTCTCTCGTTGCAGGGGGCCGGGGTGATCATCCCCCCGGCCGCCGGAGCTCCGGTGGTTCTCGTCAAGGTCTACCACCGCAGGTTACGGCCCTGCCTCTTTTCCTATCTTCTTTTGCCTCATTTCCGCCCGCCGAGTTGGCAGCGTACTCGGTCAAATCAAACGAACCCCAGGTGGGATTCCAAAGGGCACTGCCCTTTGGCCGCCGGAGCATTCTTTTCTCCTCCCCTCTTCATCCCTCGCCATTACACCGCAAAGCGCAGTCCCGGTACGGCCCGGATCAGGCCGAGTTCGCGGCAGTGGTGGGCAAAAAGCAGGAGGCTGGCTGCTGCGGCGGCGTCGAAGTCGTAGTTGACCACCCGGAAATAGGCGAGGAGCGCTTCGGCTGAAATCCAGTCCGGCAGCGACGGGGCGCGAACCAGCCCGGGCAGGCGCTTGGGCAGGTCGTTATTGATTGCCACAAGGGCGCGACGCACCCGGTCAAGCGTGGCCAGCGGCCGTCCGGCCAGGCCCTCGCGCACGATCCACAAGGCAAAGACAAACGGCGTGCCGGCGAACTCCTGCCAGGCCTGGCCGAGGTCGATCACGTGCCAGCCCGGGGGCGGCGCGAGGTAGAGGCGCAGGGCCAGATCGCCGATTTCCACAAAGGGCATGCCCCGGTCAAAGCCGGTGCCCGGAGCCACCAGTTCGAAGCGGGGTTCGCTGTAGCCCCAGGCAAAACGCCACAGCACCCGGAGCAGGGCATTGGAACTGGCCGAGGCCCCGGAAAGCTGGATGGCCCCGCCGGTTTGGGCCAGATGGTCCGGCAGCTCGGCCAGGGGGACGGGCGAGAGGAGCAGCACGCTCTGGATGGGGCCGGCGGCCGCCCGGATGCACAGGTCGGGCAGCAGGGTGAAGGCGGCCGGATCGGCCAGATAGGCAAAGGCCGAGGCCGGAGCGGCGTCGATGGTTCCGTTGGCCAGCGCCGTGTTGAGTTCGGCTGGATGGCCGGGGACATAGGTGAGGTCCGGGCCTTCGGGAAAGGCCGGGATCAGGGCTTCGTAGAGCGGCCAGACGTTTAAGTAGGCGATGCGGCCGAGCTTTAAGGGGGCGCTTTCCATGGAGTCTCCTTGGGCGAAAAAAACGCGGCCCCGAGGGTATTCCCCCCGGGGCCGTCATGCAAGGCGGATTCCGGTGGACTAGTCGAGCTGGGCCAACAGCGTTTCCTTAATGGAATCGATGGTGCCTTCGCCGTTAAGCTCGATGTACTTGGTCAGGCCCTTGGCGGCCAGATCCTTGTAGAAGTAGGCAGCGGCCAGGGTGCCGGTCTTGGTGTCGTAGTAAATGTCGTGACGCTTGCCGATGGCGGCTTCGTCCAGGTCGTCGGAGCGGCTTTTCAGCGCGCCGCCGCACACCCGGCAGACATCGCCATTGGGCTTGATGGCGTCAATGAAGATGTTGTTGGGGTGGTTGGGATCATTGGCGCACAGGCGACGGCCCATGATGCGGTTTTTGGCCACTTCCCGGGGCAGCAGGATCTCGATGACGTAATCGAGCTTCATGCCTTCCTTCTGCAGGGCTTCCCAGAGCTTCTCGGCCTGAACCATGTTGCGCGGGAAACCGTCGAGCAGCCAGCCGTTGCCGCCCTTGGCCTTCAAGGTCTCAAGGATCATGGGGATGGTGATGTCGTCGGGGACCAGCTCACCCTTGTCGATGAACGCTTTGGCCTTCATGCCAAGTTCGGTGCCGCCGCCGATATGTTCGCGGAAGATCGCCCCGGACTCGATGTGGGCCAGATTGTACTTCTTTTTCACCAGGGAACCCTGGGTGCCCTTGCCGCTGCCGTTGGGACCAAAAGTGAGGATATTCACCGGGACTGCCTCCATGTTTGATTTTTCACAATCGGCCTCATTACCCCCGCGGGCCAGCCCTGTCAATGGTGATTCCCGTCCGGGCCGACCATTCGGCTGCCGGGAAAAGACCAGACCTTCGGGGGTAATGCGGGCTGCCTTGCCGCCTGGAAACTGAAATATGCGGCCGGTGGCCCGGCGGTTGACCGCGTCGTCCAGGGCGAAGAGTCCGTCGGCCAGGGCCTGACCCGGACCCAGCGCGGCCAGGGCTCGGCGGTAGAGCCGCAACCGGGTGGCCGGGTGGGCGGTTGCCAGAAGCGATCGGGATAATCGGGTCGGGTCCGGGACCGGCGGCAGGGTGGTGGCGAAGAAGTCGGCATCCAGGCGGGCCTGCTGCCAAAGGCGGGCGGCCGCGCCCAGGTAGCGGGGATTTTCGGCCAGGGCGGCCGGCAGCATGGTTTGGCGCACGCGGTTTCGCAGAAAGGCCGGGTCGGTGTTGGACGGGTCGCAAAGCGTCCGCAGTTTGAGGGCGGCCACAAAGGCGTCGATGGCCCTTCGGGGCGTGAGCAACAGCGGCCGCAGGATGCGCCGGTCCGGATCGACGGCGGGCATGCCGCCCAGGGCCGGCCAGCCTGCGCCGCGCGTCAGGCGCATGAACTGGTCCTCGGCCAAGTCGTTTAACTGGTGGCCGGTCAGGGTCCAGGCGTTGGGAGAGGCGGCACGCAGCTCGCTGAAAAAGGCATAGCGGGCCTGCCGGCCGGCGTCTTCCAGGCCGGTGCGGCTCTCCCGGGCCAGGGCGGCCACATCGGTGCGGCAGGTGTGCAGGGAAACCCCCAGCCCCTGGCACAGGGCCTGGACCGCCTGGACTTCGGCTGCGGACTGCGGGCGCAGGCCATGGTCGAGATGGGCCGCAACGAGGTTGGCCAGGCCAAGGCGCGGAGCCAGGACCACAGCCATGGCGAGCAGGGCCGTGGAATCCGGCCCGCCGGACAGGGCCACGATCCAGGTCGCGCCGGCCGGATCGTGGCCGCATGGGCCGGTCAGAAACCGGGCCACAGCCAGACTCAGCCGGGCGGCCCGGGGGGGCAGCGCGGCCAGGGTCAGGCGGCTATCCGGGGCTGGGGCCGGAGACGGATCAGGCGGCGAAGTGGTGTGCATAGGGGGCGGCCCATGGTGGGGGCAAAGCGTAGCCGGGGTGGTTGCGCCTGTGGGCTGCACCCGGGGCCTGCCTGGCCCGCCCCGGCACAGCGGGAGAAGAAGGCGCTTTGAGCGCCCTGGAAAACGCCAAAGCATCTTCCAGGGCCTTGGGCCTAGGCCGGAATGTCAAGTTCCCGGATGAAGTTGTCCAGGAAATCGATCATTTGCTGGCGCTGCTCCGGGGTGCAGTAGCTGATGCAGGAACAACGCAGTTTGCCGCGGCCGCGCACGAGCAGTTCGAGCTTGAGCCAGTTGCGGCCGGTTTCCAGGACGAGCATGTAGGGTCCGCACTCGTCATAGTGCTGCTGTTGTTCGTCGTTGAGCATCTCCTGGGGGAAGGGGATGTAGTAAATATGGTCAAGCGGCCCCTTGAAGCCTTTTTCGGCCAGGTTGCGCTCGATCTGCTCCATATTGTCGGCGGATACTTCATCGATCAGATAGGATCGCATGGTTTACTCGCTTGCATCCGTCGCGTCGAAGTCACCGGCATCATCGGCGTCTTTCGGCGGTTTGCGGTCCGCGTGGGCGTCCTTGGGGACTTTCTCGCGGTCCAGGTTGTACATGCGTCGGGTGAGGTCGATAAACCGTTCCCCGTGATCTTCCTTGGCCCGGCGCTTGAGAAACGCAATAGGCTCATGGAGCAGCTTGCGGCTGATGGACAGGGACAGGGTTTCCACGGCCAGCCGGGTCTCCTCGGAGACGTCCGGTCCAAGGCGGCGCAGGGTCTTTTGCAGTTCCCGACGGGCAATGGTTTCGCCGGCTCCCAACATATCCACGATAGTGGGCTTTATGGCCAGGGATTTGAGCCATTCGCCGAAGCGTTCCACCTGCAACCCGATGATATCCCTGGCCCGGGCCGCTTCTTCGCGGCGCTGGGCCAGGTTTTCCTCAACGACTTCCTGGAGATCGTCGATATCGTAGAGATAGACGTTGTCCAGGCTGTTGATGTCCGGATCAATATCGCGCGGCACAGCGATATCGATGAAAAACATGGGCTTGTGGCGTCTGGCCTTGAGCACGCCGCGCACGTCCCGGGCCTTTATGACCACATGGGGCGCGCCGGTGGAGCTGATGACGATATCCACCTCATGCAGACGCGTGATGAACTCTTCAAAGGCCACGGCCCGGCCCTTGAAGCGTCCGGCCAGCTCCTCGGCCCGGGCATAGGTGCGGTTGGCCACGAGAATTTCCGACACCCCGGCATTGAGCAGGTGCATGGCGGCCAGTTCCGCCATCTCCCCGGCCCCGACCAGCATGGCCTTTTTGCCGGCCATCTCGCCGAAAATGCGTTTGGCCAGTTCCACGGCCGCATAGCTGATGGACACGGCGCTGGCCCCGATGCCGGTGGCTGTCCGCACCTTCTTGGCCACGGAAAAAGCCTTGTGGCACAGCCTGTTGGTGATGACCCCGGCGGTGTGGGAGGCGACCGCGTAGCGGTAGGCGGCCTTGAGCTGCCCCAAAATCTGCGGTTCGCCAAGGACCAGGGAGTCCAGGCCCGAGGCCACGCAAAACAGATGCTCCACCGCGGCCAGCCCCTCGTGGGCATAGAGATGCGGGGCCAGGGTGGCCGGATTCTGGCCGCACTGCTCGGCCCAGGCCGCAAGAACAGCGGCTTTGGGATCGCGCCCCACGGCGTCAGCCACCAGCACTTCCACCCGGTTACAGGTGGAAAGAACCAGCACCTCACGCAGGCGTGCCTCGCCATGAACCAGAAGTTCGCCGAGTTTCGGACGTTCACCCAGGGCAAACGCTTCCCGAATTTCTACGCCGGCGGTCTTATGGTTGAGGCCAAACAGGTAAATCTGATGCTCCATCGATATATCGCGCAAAACTATGGTGTGTGGGCATGAAGAAATTGATGACCAGCATGGACACAAGGGTCAACCCGAACAGCCAGATGGCCATGCGGGCGGGTTTGCGTCCCTGCCAGCCCAACATCAGACGCTGATGGAACAGAAAGGCGAACAGCATCCAGATGCAGATGGCTGTCACTTCCTTGGGATCATAGGAAAAGATACGGTTCCAGGTGAGCTTGGCCCAGACAAAGCCCGAGAGCAGGCCCAGGGTGTAGAGCGGAAAACCGGCTGCCACCGCCCAGCGGTTGACGGTATCGCAGGTGGAAAGGGCCGGCAGGGCCTTGGCAAAGCCGCCAAGCTTCTCTTTGGTCTTGATCTTGCGTTCCAGATAGAGATAGGCCGCCCCGGCTCCGCTGGCCATGGCCAGGAGGCTTATGGCCAGAAAGAGCGCCCCGATATGCAGCCCGAAAAAGAGGCCCCCCAGGGCCTTTGGGAGCGGCATCCGGGCCGCAGTCACGGCCTGGGAGGACAGAAACAGGAACAGGGCCAGGGGGGAGGCGAGCAGCCCAAGCATCCCCAGGCGAAGCCGCCACCACAAAAACAGGCAGATCAGCAGCAGGCTCCAGGCCAGCAGGCTGAAATAGAATTCCCCGGACAAAAAGGCCATGCCGCCTTCGACCACGAGCAACGCCGCCAGATCGAGGGTATGGCAGACAAATCCGCCAACCGTGAGCAGCCAGCCGGCCCGGCGCAGCCCGGGTTTGGCCGTGACCACGCCCAGCAGATGCACGGCAGCGCCCAGGAAATACCCGGCCACCACCAGCAGGAAGAGAATGTTAATTGCCGTCATGGGATAGCGCTCCCGAAACAAGCCCGGCCGCCTCGCCGTGCAGGGAAGCGGGCAAAATCTCGCATAAGACCGCCTCGGCCCGGGCCGCATCGCCCTGGTCCAGGGCTTCGAGCAGGGGGGAGTTGACGAGATCGCGGAAGAGCCTGGAATTGGCCGGCGTACCCAGGTCAAGGGCCATCACCAGAGGCCGTAGCCGGCTCATGAGGAGCAACAGCGCCCCGTATTCAGACCCGAGGAATTCCCCCAGACCCTGGCGGATCTTGCGGGCCAGGGCCGGCGAGCCGCCGCCGGTGGAGATGGCCACCGTCAGGTCGCCCTGGGTGAAAAGGGCCGGCACGATGAAGCTGCATTTTTCCGGCTGATCCACGATATTACACGGGATGCCCCGCTCGGCACACTCCCGGCTGATGCGCCAGTTGAGCGCTTCGTCGTCGGTGGAGGCAATAACCAGGAACCGGCCGTCGAGATCGGTGGTTTCGTAGTGGCGGCAGGCAAAGACCACCGCCGGATGGGTCAGCAGGCCGGCGCAGGTGTCCGCAGCCGGGGCGAGGTCGATGACCAGAATCTCCTCGGCGCCGCACTCGGCCAGGGTGGCGATCTTGCGCTGTCCGACCTGGCCTGCGCCGACGACCAGACAGCGTTTGCCGCGCAGATTGACGTAAATAGGATAATACCGCATGGAAGCCTCCTATAGCAGAAGAACACTTGGACCGGAAAGGGCTTTTTTTCACATGAATCATTCGGTTTCGTGACCGCTGGACGGTATGGGTATGGCGCGCTTTCTGGTTTTGCAGCTGGCCCGGCTGGGCGATCTGGTCCAGACCCGGCGGCTTTTGGCCGGCCTTGAGGCCAAGGCTGCGGCCGCCGGCGGCGGCGAGGTCCATCTGGCCGTTGACCGCTCCCTGGCCGGGCTGGCCGGGCGGCTCTATCCTTTTGCCCAGGTCCACAGCCTGCCGGCCCATGCCGGGCCAGGGCGCAATGCCGCCGAGACGGTCATGCTGGCCAGACAGACCTGCGGCGAACTGGCGGCCAGCGACTTTGACCGGGTCTTTTGCCTCAATTTTTCGCCCCTTGGCATGGCCGTCACCGCCATGTTCCCGCCCGAGGTCCAGCGCGGCTACCGCCAATACGCCGGCCAGACCGACAAGGACGCCCTTTTGCGGCTGGTCTTTCGCATCGCCCGGGACCGGCGCGGCAGCGGGCTCAATCTGGCCGATATCTGGGCGCATCTTGATGACGATCCGTTGCCGGCCGCCCAGGTCAATCCCGTGGCCGTGCCGCGCGGCGGCGGTCTTGGCGTGGCCCTGGCCGGACGTGCGGCCCGTCGGTCGCTTTCGCCCGACATCCTGGCCCCCATCGTGCGCACCCTGTTTCGGGCCGGCAGGGCCAGCCGGCTGACCCTGCTTGGCACCGCCGCCCAGGCCGGCGAGGCCCGCTCGCTTTTGCGAAAGCTCGATCCGACCGTGGCTGCGGTCTGCGACGACCGGACCGGCCAGACCGATCTGGCTGGTCTGTGCGACGCCATTGCCGGGCTTGACCGGCTGATCACCCCGGACACCGGGGCCATGCATCTGGCCGCCTTCTATGGCGTGCCGACGACGGCCTTTTTTCTGTCCTCGGCCTGGTGCCACGAGACCGGCCCGTATGGCGTCGGCCACGAGGTCTGGCAGGCCACCGCCCCGTGCGCGCCCTGCCTGGAATCAGCCCCGTGCGACCAGGGGCAGATCTGCCGTCTGCCCTTTGCCGATCCCGGCTTCCAGCGGGCCTTGGCCGGTTCGGCCAAGGCTGACCTGCCGCCGAAGCTGGCTCTTTTTGCCACGGATTGCGACGATCTTGGCGCGGTGTGCCGGCTGGCGCGCGGGG
This DNA window, taken from Desulfovibrio sp. TomC, encodes the following:
- a CDS encoding RrF2 family transcriptional regulator; the protein is MQLTTRSRYGLRMLLDIALHGEDGPVRIQDIAKRRNISVKYLEQLIRALKKAGFINSKRGPKGGHVLAVGTDQIRVGDVVRALESRPELTECVGCPEVCLISSDCITRQIWARATESIFRELDAILLTDLLIQARRSEMLGLPCC
- a CDS encoding menaquinone biosynthesis protein, yielding MESAPLKLGRIAYLNVWPLYEALIPAFPEGPDLTYVPGHPAELNTALANGTIDAAPASAFAYLADPAAFTLLPDLCIRAAAGPIQSVLLLSPVPLAELPDHLAQTGGAIQLSGASASSNALLRVLWRFAWGYSEPRFELVAPGTGFDRGMPFVEIGDLALRLYLAPPPGWHVIDLGQAWQEFAGTPFVFALWIVREGLAGRPLATLDRVRRALVAINNDLPKRLPGLVRAPSLPDWISAEALLAYFRVVNYDFDAAAAASLLLFAHHCRELGLIRAVPGLRFAV
- a CDS encoding adenylate kinase — its product is MNILTFGPNGSGKGTQGSLVKKKYNLAHIESGAIFREHIGGGTELGMKAKAFIDKGELVPDDITIPMILETLKAKGGNGWLLDGFPRNMVQAEKLWEALQKEGMKLDYVIEILLPREVAKNRIMGRRLCANDPNHPNNIFIDAIKPNGDVCRVCGGALKSRSDDLDEAAIGKRHDIYYDTKTGTLAAAYFYKDLAAKGLTKYIELNGEGTIDSIKETLLAQLD
- the hemA gene encoding glutamyl-tRNA reductase, with protein sequence MEHQIYLFGLNHKTAGVEIREAFALGERPKLGELLVHGEARLREVLVLSTCNRVEVLVADAVGRDPKAAVLAAWAEQCGQNPATLAPHLYAHEGLAAVEHLFCVASGLDSLVLGEPQILGQLKAAYRYAVASHTAGVITNRLCHKAFSVAKKVRTATGIGASAVSISYAAVELAKRIFGEMAGKKAMLVGAGEMAELAAMHLLNAGVSEILVANRTYARAEELAGRFKGRAVAFEEFITRLHEVDIVISSTGAPHVVIKARDVRGVLKARRHKPMFFIDIAVPRDIDPDINSLDNVYLYDIDDLQEVVEENLAQRREEAARARDIIGLQVERFGEWLKSLAIKPTIVDMLGAGETIARRELQKTLRRLGPDVSEETRLAVETLSLSISRKLLHEPIAFLKRRAKEDHGERFIDLTRRMYNLDREKVPKDAHADRKPPKDADDAGDFDATDASE
- a CDS encoding cytochrome C assembly family protein, whose product is MTAINILFLLVVAGYFLGAAVHLLGVVTAKPGLRRAGWLLTVGGFVCHTLDLAALLVVEGGMAFLSGEFYFSLLAWSLLLICLFLWWRLRLGMLGLLASPLALFLFLSSQAVTAARMPLPKALGGLFFGLHIGALFLAISLLAMASGAGAAYLYLERKIKTKEKLGGFAKALPALSTCDTVNRWAVAAGFPLYTLGLLSGFVWAKLTWNRIFSYDPKEVTAICIWMLFAFLFHQRLMLGWQGRKPARMAIWLFGLTLVSMLVINFFMPTHHSFARYIDGASDLPVWPQP
- a CDS encoding precorrin-2 dehydrogenase/sirohydrochlorin ferrochelatase family protein, producing MRYYPIYVNLRGKRCLVVGAGQVGQRKIATLAECGAEEILVIDLAPAADTCAGLLTHPAVVFACRHYETTDLDGRFLVIASTDDEALNWRISRECAERGIPCNIVDQPEKCSFIVPALFTQGDLTVAISTGGGSPALARKIRQGLGEFLGSEYGALLLLMSRLRPLVMALDLGTPANSRLFRDLVNSPLLEALDQGDAARAEAVLCEILPASLHGEAAGLVSGALSHDGN
- a CDS encoding glycosyltransferase family 9 protein encodes the protein MARFLVLQLARLGDLVQTRRLLAGLEAKAAAAGGGEVHLAVDRSLAGLAGRLYPFAQVHSLPAHAGPGRNAAETVMLARQTCGELAASDFDRVFCLNFSPLGMAVTAMFPPEVQRGYRQYAGQTDKDALLRLVFRIARDRRGSGLNLADIWAHLDDDPLPAAQVNPVAVPRGGGLGVALAGRAARRSLSPDILAPIVRTLFRAGRASRLTLLGTAAQAGEARSLLRKLDPTVAAVCDDRTGQTDLAGLCDAIAGLDRLITPDTGAMHLAAFYGVPTTAFFLSSAWCHETGPYGVGHEVWQATAPCAPCLESAPCDQGQICRLPFADPGFQRALAGSAKADLPPKLALFATDCDDLGAVCRLARGEDASLAARQRFRDFLRRRLLGAAAAATEAAAGRELAERLLMETDWVLPPPERPGSGEW